One Paracidovorax avenae ATCC 19860 genomic region harbors:
- a CDS encoding universal stress protein — protein sequence MLKILVAVDGSELSLDAVRHTLALTRQGLAASVVLAHVQEPATLYEMVVSRDPDLIAAASLEAGLHLMAPARALVDAAGVPCESEVGVGDVAPTLADIAERTQCGLVVIGARGQGAIASALLGSVSQALVHASPVPVTIVKHPDTTAATQPADLPGDGGEPDPV from the coding sequence ATGCTCAAGATCCTCGTCGCCGTCGATGGCTCCGAACTCTCGCTCGATGCCGTGCGCCACACGCTCGCGCTCACGCGCCAGGGCCTCGCGGCCTCCGTCGTGCTCGCGCACGTGCAGGAGCCCGCCACCCTCTACGAGATGGTGGTCTCGCGCGACCCCGACCTCATCGCCGCCGCCAGCCTGGAGGCCGGCCTGCACCTGATGGCCCCGGCGCGCGCCCTGGTCGATGCGGCCGGCGTACCCTGCGAATCCGAAGTGGGCGTGGGCGACGTCGCCCCCACGCTGGCGGACATCGCCGAGCGCACCCAGTGCGGCCTCGTCGTGATCGGCGCCCGCGGCCAGGGCGCCATCGCCAGCGCCCTGCTGGGCTCCGTATCCCAGGCCCTGGTGCACGCGAGCCCCGTGCCGGTGACCATCGTCAAGCACCCCGACACGACCGCCGCCACGCAGCCGGCGGACCTGCCCGGCGACGGAGGCGAGCCCGATCCGGTGTGA
- the tgt gene encoding tRNA guanosine(34) transglycosylase Tgt, with translation MLQFELLATDPASHARRGTLTLNHGVVQTPIFMPVGTYGTVKGVMPRSLHEMGAQIILGNTFHLWMRPGLDVMQGFGGLHGFEQWNKPILTDSGGFQVWSLGAMRKITEEGVHFASPVNGDKLFMSPEVSMQIQTTLNSDIVMQLDECTPYETKGHKTTEAEARKSMEMSLRWARRSQDEFHRLGNPNALFGIVQGGMYKNLRQESLERLVEMDFPGYAVGGVSVGEPKDEMLDIMAHTPHRLPAHKPRYLMGVGTPEDLVQGVADGVDMFDCVMPTRNARNGTIFTRHGDLKIRNARHKADHQPLDPTCTCHACAGTEGVAWADGGRGGFSRAYLHHLDRCGEMLGPMLTTVHNLHYYLNLMREIRESLDAGRFGEFRVRFAADRARGV, from the coding sequence ATGCTTCAATTCGAACTTCTCGCGACCGATCCCGCCAGCCACGCGCGGCGCGGCACGCTCACGCTCAACCACGGGGTGGTGCAGACCCCCATCTTCATGCCGGTGGGCACCTACGGCACCGTCAAGGGCGTGATGCCGCGCAGCCTGCACGAGATGGGCGCGCAGATCATCCTGGGCAACACCTTCCACCTGTGGATGCGCCCGGGCCTGGACGTGATGCAGGGCTTCGGCGGCCTGCACGGCTTCGAGCAGTGGAACAAGCCCATCCTCACCGACTCGGGCGGCTTCCAGGTCTGGTCGCTGGGTGCCATGCGCAAGATCACCGAGGAAGGCGTGCATTTCGCGAGCCCGGTGAACGGCGACAAGCTCTTCATGTCGCCCGAAGTGAGCATGCAGATCCAGACCACGCTCAACTCCGACATCGTCATGCAGCTCGACGAATGCACGCCCTACGAGACCAAGGGCCACAAGACCACCGAGGCCGAGGCGCGCAAGTCGATGGAGATGAGCCTGCGCTGGGCGCGCCGCAGCCAGGACGAATTCCACCGCCTGGGCAACCCCAACGCACTCTTCGGCATCGTGCAGGGCGGCATGTACAAGAACCTGCGCCAGGAATCGCTGGAGCGGCTGGTGGAGATGGACTTCCCCGGCTATGCCGTGGGCGGCGTGAGCGTGGGCGAGCCCAAGGACGAGATGCTGGACATCATGGCCCACACGCCGCACCGCCTGCCGGCCCACAAGCCGCGCTACCTGATGGGCGTGGGCACGCCGGAAGACCTCGTGCAGGGCGTGGCCGACGGCGTGGACATGTTCGACTGCGTGATGCCCACGCGCAATGCGCGCAACGGCACCATCTTCACGCGCCATGGCGACCTGAAGATCCGCAACGCGCGCCACAAGGCCGACCACCAGCCGCTGGACCCGACCTGCACCTGCCACGCCTGCGCGGGCACCGAGGGCGTGGCCTGGGCCGACGGCGGGCGCGGCGGATTCAGCCGCGCGTACCTGCACCACCTCGACCGCTGCGGCGAGATGCTGGGCCCGATGCTCACCACCGTGCACAACCTGCACTACTACCTGAACCTCATGCGGGAGATCCGCGAGTCGCTCGACGCGGGCCGCTTCGGCGAGTTCCGCGTTCGCTTCGCGGCCGACCGCGCGCGGGGCGTATAG
- a CDS encoding ATP-dependent helicase, whose amino-acid sequence MSAGLNLAQLQAVHYTEGPCLVLAGAGSGKTRVITMKIGRLIETGLEPRRIAAITFTNKAAAEMRERAQHLIGRAAKDVLVCTFHALGVRMVREDGHVLGLKPQFSILDADDVTGIIKDAAGGTTDIATARQWQWTISAWKNAGLDSAQALAQARDDNERSIAVIMQRYEERLTAYQSVDFDDLIGMPLRLLRDFPEVRAKWQKSLGHVLVDEYQDTNATQYELLKLLVGERGRFTAVGDDDQSIYGWRGATLDNLKKLPVDYPQLKVIKLEQNYRSTSAILRAANNVIQPNPKLYPKTLFSELGEGEPVRVVDADNEEHEAERAVARIQSLRATLNPQPAWKSFAILYRANHQAKPFEKALRKANIPYKVSGGTSFFDRAEIKDLCAWFRLWINNDDDPAFLRAITTPKRGIGHTTLAKLGEFSTQHKVSMFGALFNHMLEAVLPRKAHESVLEFGRYINYLEYKARHTHGAEDARTFMTDWLKEIGYEQYLYDSEDSETVAGARWTNVLEFCDWMSQRAGGQIEDTAGAVVARETKSLLEVAQTIALLSTISEREKDEDLVVLSTLHASKGLEWPHVMLVGVTEGMLPFKLDDDEGRQQKVSDDTLQRLQEERRLMYVGITRAQRSLAVSWTKRRKKGREMVAAQPSRFIAEMGLDKNTAREDPREKLRALRAEFAARKSPAPTAP is encoded by the coding sequence ATGTCCGCCGGTCTCAATCTCGCCCAGCTCCAGGCCGTCCACTACACGGAGGGGCCCTGCCTCGTGCTGGCCGGCGCCGGCTCGGGCAAGACGCGCGTGATCACGATGAAGATCGGCCGCCTGATCGAGACCGGCCTGGAGCCGCGACGCATCGCCGCCATCACCTTCACGAACAAGGCGGCCGCGGAAATGCGCGAGCGCGCGCAGCACCTGATCGGCCGTGCGGCGAAAGACGTGCTGGTCTGCACCTTCCACGCCCTGGGCGTGCGCATGGTGCGCGAAGACGGGCACGTGCTCGGCCTCAAGCCCCAGTTCAGCATCCTCGACGCCGACGACGTGACCGGCATCATCAAGGACGCGGCCGGCGGCACCACCGACATCGCCACCGCGCGCCAGTGGCAGTGGACCATCAGCGCCTGGAAGAACGCCGGCCTGGACAGCGCCCAGGCCCTCGCCCAGGCCAGGGACGACAACGAGCGCAGCATCGCCGTCATCATGCAGCGCTACGAGGAGCGCCTGACGGCATACCAGAGCGTGGATTTCGACGACCTGATCGGCATGCCGCTGCGCCTGCTGCGCGACTTCCCCGAGGTGCGCGCCAAGTGGCAGAAGTCGCTGGGCCACGTGCTGGTCGATGAATACCAGGACACCAACGCCACGCAGTACGAACTGCTCAAGCTGCTGGTAGGCGAGCGCGGCCGCTTCACCGCCGTGGGCGACGACGACCAGTCCATCTACGGCTGGCGCGGCGCCACGCTGGACAACCTCAAGAAGCTGCCGGTGGACTACCCGCAGCTCAAGGTCATCAAGCTGGAGCAGAACTACCGCTCCACCAGCGCCATCCTGCGCGCGGCCAACAACGTCATCCAGCCCAACCCCAAGCTCTACCCGAAGACGCTGTTTTCGGAACTGGGCGAGGGCGAGCCGGTGCGCGTGGTCGATGCCGACAACGAGGAGCACGAGGCCGAGCGCGCCGTGGCCCGCATTCAGAGCCTGCGCGCCACGCTGAACCCGCAGCCGGCCTGGAAGAGCTTCGCCATCCTCTACCGCGCCAACCACCAGGCCAAGCCGTTCGAAAAAGCCCTGCGCAAGGCCAACATTCCCTACAAGGTCTCGGGCGGCACCAGCTTCTTCGACCGCGCGGAGATCAAGGACCTGTGCGCCTGGTTCCGCCTGTGGATCAACAACGACGACGACCCGGCCTTCCTGCGCGCCATCACCACCCCGAAGCGCGGCATCGGCCACACCACGCTGGCCAAGCTCGGCGAGTTCTCGACGCAGCACAAGGTGAGCATGTTCGGCGCGCTCTTCAACCACATGCTCGAGGCCGTGCTGCCGCGCAAGGCGCACGAGAGCGTGCTGGAGTTCGGCCGCTACATCAACTACCTGGAATACAAGGCGCGGCACACCCACGGCGCGGAAGATGCGCGCACCTTCATGACCGACTGGCTGAAGGAAATCGGCTACGAGCAGTACCTCTACGACAGCGAGGACAGCGAGACCGTGGCCGGCGCGCGCTGGACCAACGTGCTCGAATTCTGCGACTGGATGAGCCAGCGCGCGGGCGGGCAGATCGAGGACACCGCGGGCGCCGTGGTGGCCAGGGAAACCAAGAGCCTGCTGGAAGTGGCGCAGACCATCGCGCTGCTGTCCACCATCAGCGAGCGCGAGAAGGACGAGGATCTCGTCGTCCTCTCCACCCTGCACGCCTCCAAGGGCCTGGAGTGGCCGCACGTGATGCTGGTTGGCGTGACCGAGGGCATGCTGCCCTTCAAGCTCGACGACGACGAGGGCCGCCAGCAGAAGGTGAGCGACGACACGCTGCAGCGCCTGCAGGAAGAGCGCCGCCTGATGTACGTGGGCATCACCCGCGCGCAGCGCAGCCTGGCCGTGAGCTGGACGAAGCGCCGCAAGAAGGGCCGCGAGATGGTCGCCGCCCAGCCCAGCCGCTTCATCGCAGAGATGGGCCTGGACAAGAACACCGCCCGCGAAGACCCGCGCGAGAAGCTGCGCGCCCTGCGCGCCGAGTTCGCGGCACGCAAGTCCCCCGCCCCGACGGCACCATGA
- a CDS encoding AEC family transporter, whose translation MLSVLAVTFPFFALVLCGYLATRAGRLPLAAIPGLNAFVLYFALPCMLFRFGARTPIAELLDPAAAGVYLACGLALVAAAIALTRRRLGWNDAAFGALATAFPNTGFMGVPLLVALLGPAAAGPVILTMLLDMVVTTAVCVGLSRLGGGDAPGTEGARAALGRALRGMAANPMPWSIALGALASGLQVALPGPVDRTVGLLADAAAPVALFTIGAVLARAGMAAHPGEALRPRDGLGAALAKLVVHPLLVWGAGHAAIAAGAPLSAPAHTALVLAAALPSASNVSLLAERFGAHTGRIARVILVSTVLAFLSFSAAVAVWT comes from the coding sequence GTGCTCTCCGTGCTGGCCGTCACCTTTCCCTTCTTCGCGCTCGTGCTGTGCGGGTACCTGGCCACGCGCGCCGGGCGGCTGCCGCTGGCCGCGATTCCGGGGCTGAATGCCTTCGTCCTGTACTTCGCGCTGCCTTGCATGCTGTTCCGCTTCGGCGCGCGCACGCCCATCGCCGAACTGCTGGACCCTGCGGCCGCAGGCGTGTACCTGGCCTGCGGCCTGGCGCTGGTGGCCGCGGCCATCGCGCTCACGCGCCGCCGGCTGGGCTGGAACGACGCGGCCTTCGGCGCCCTGGCGACGGCCTTTCCCAACACCGGCTTCATGGGCGTGCCGCTGCTGGTGGCGCTGCTCGGCCCGGCGGCCGCGGGGCCCGTGATCCTCACGATGCTGCTGGACATGGTAGTGACCACGGCGGTCTGCGTCGGCCTGTCGCGCCTGGGCGGCGGGGATGCGCCCGGCACCGAGGGCGCGCGGGCGGCGCTGGGGCGGGCCCTGCGCGGCATGGCCGCCAATCCCATGCCCTGGTCGATCGCGCTGGGCGCGCTGGCCTCGGGGCTGCAGGTTGCCCTGCCGGGGCCCGTGGACCGCACCGTGGGCCTGCTGGCGGATGCCGCGGCGCCCGTCGCCCTGTTCACCATCGGTGCGGTGCTCGCGCGCGCGGGCATGGCCGCGCATCCGGGCGAGGCCCTGCGCCCCCGGGACGGCCTGGGCGCGGCGCTGGCCAAGCTGGTGGTGCATCCGTTGCTCGTCTGGGGCGCGGGCCATGCGGCGATCGCCGCGGGCGCGCCGCTGTCCGCCCCGGCGCACACGGCGCTGGTCCTCGCGGCGGCGCTGCCGAGCGCCAGCAACGTCTCGCTGCTGGCGGAGCGCTTCGGCGCGCACACGGGGCGCATCGCCCGGGTGATCCTGGTGTCCACGGTGCTGGCTTTCCTGAGCTTTTCGGCCGCGGTGGCCGTCTGGACCTGA
- the xopF2 gene encoding type III secretion system effector XopF2, translating to MIRGSEQALLRGTQGRSDRFEESGESSARAQGRETVPPSRSLVPPQALAVLSAERQARAAGLDASASHRRAALPSEPGGSSRYFSARLDPGDLSGEPGLSALRGSQRERPDVEDFSRSNSGSRLDLDTVERRGVDREAAAQEASGDEGDGTDLPVVRLRMQVMAHLGAMPLAEDVQDRAEVQAQMETEYVQWAADRLLERHKAYGATGGYHFREHMEPVGWKRASVAIAYESLKGFMTSATRTPSGGAISTLRDNEDGDTASKIWPAVYGGMMAGMVNYLTESIVVPAMDRRSRVANMPGFKAVDPKVLVPDPAPVQLEVTAGGAKRFWRPARDSEVGRTSTTESVDRPTRNALRGAAFDHRKTVETRQKLMDGKAEAALLKPVLTASANATRRSLSSEETLASPLRALGFGAVASGTASAVNKAVLETTKALPRTGQVAVSDLVGGTQRVNLFRLALPDDTQAPLQWRDARRLPGFAWNVAQESVPLLGEAFRTSAGAFHAARDFFVRSVGGNVVIGAVASAAGLQFASIVRGRYGVPDGDEPPNSRGGVMQQAGQSFFSELGWSGWKALMGDISGELTSRLDRRRDQTQERLWREARGEMRALDPMLESLLSASMRSFVPPAGRPATGAARGVAAADSSDAALRRAEEGRAPAPATGGDAVRGQVSEALARLADLMRASPQGIIEHGAVASAADSLRQLTSAHGEDVLHLHGVDRARLLDVQARLERVVRHLEQRESLIAWREGPRPHAD from the coding sequence GTGATCCGCGGCTCCGAGCAGGCGCTGCTGCGCGGCACGCAAGGCCGTTCCGACCGGTTCGAGGAGTCCGGGGAGTCTTCGGCGCGCGCGCAGGGGAGGGAAACCGTCCCGCCGTCCCGCAGCCTGGTGCCACCCCAGGCGCTGGCGGTACTCTCCGCCGAAAGGCAGGCCCGCGCGGCCGGCCTCGACGCCTCGGCTTCCCACCGGCGGGCAGCCCTGCCGTCGGAGCCCGGCGGCAGTTCGCGGTACTTTTCCGCGCGCCTGGATCCGGGGGATTTGTCCGGGGAGCCGGGCTTGTCGGCCCTGCGGGGCTCACAGCGCGAACGGCCGGACGTCGAGGATTTCTCCCGCAGCAATTCGGGATCGAGGCTGGATCTCGACACCGTGGAGCGGCGCGGCGTGGACCGCGAAGCCGCCGCCCAGGAGGCCAGCGGCGACGAAGGCGACGGGACGGACCTGCCCGTCGTCCGCCTGCGCATGCAGGTCATGGCCCACCTCGGCGCCATGCCGCTGGCCGAGGACGTGCAGGACCGCGCGGAGGTGCAGGCCCAGATGGAGACGGAGTACGTCCAGTGGGCCGCGGACCGCCTGCTGGAGCGCCACAAGGCCTATGGAGCCACCGGGGGCTACCACTTCCGTGAACACATGGAGCCCGTGGGATGGAAGCGTGCCTCCGTGGCCATCGCCTACGAAAGCCTCAAGGGCTTCATGACCTCGGCCACGCGCACGCCGTCGGGCGGCGCGATCTCGACGCTGCGCGACAACGAGGATGGGGACACCGCCTCCAAGATCTGGCCGGCCGTGTACGGCGGCATGATGGCAGGCATGGTGAACTACCTCACCGAGTCCATCGTGGTGCCGGCCATGGACCGCCGTTCGCGCGTGGCGAACATGCCGGGCTTCAAGGCGGTGGACCCGAAGGTGCTGGTCCCCGATCCGGCACCCGTGCAGCTGGAAGTGACCGCCGGGGGCGCCAAGCGTTTCTGGCGCCCGGCGCGGGATTCGGAAGTCGGCCGCACCTCCACCACGGAAAGCGTGGACCGGCCCACCCGCAACGCCCTGCGCGGCGCCGCGTTCGACCACCGCAAGACCGTGGAGACGCGCCAGAAGCTCATGGACGGCAAGGCCGAGGCCGCATTGCTCAAGCCGGTGCTCACGGCCAGCGCCAATGCCACGCGCCGCAGCCTGAGCAGCGAGGAGACGCTGGCGTCGCCCCTGCGCGCCCTGGGCTTCGGCGCAGTGGCCTCTGGCACCGCGTCGGCAGTGAACAAGGCGGTATTGGAAACGACCAAGGCGCTGCCGCGCACCGGGCAGGTGGCGGTGTCCGACCTCGTGGGCGGCACGCAGCGCGTCAACCTGTTCCGGCTGGCGCTGCCCGACGATACCCAGGCGCCGCTGCAGTGGCGCGATGCCCGGCGCCTGCCCGGCTTCGCCTGGAACGTGGCGCAGGAATCCGTGCCGCTGCTGGGCGAGGCATTCCGCACGAGCGCCGGGGCGTTCCATGCCGCGCGCGACTTCTTCGTGCGCAGCGTGGGCGGCAACGTGGTGATCGGCGCGGTGGCCTCCGCGGCCGGGCTGCAGTTCGCCTCGATCGTCCGCGGCCGCTATGGCGTGCCCGACGGCGACGAGCCGCCCAACTCCCGGGGCGGGGTGATGCAGCAGGCCGGGCAGAGCTTTTTCAGCGAACTGGGCTGGAGCGGCTGGAAGGCGCTGATGGGCGACATCAGCGGCGAACTGACGTCGCGCCTGGACCGCCGGCGCGACCAGACGCAGGAGCGCCTCTGGCGCGAGGCCCGCGGCGAGATGCGCGCGCTGGACCCGATGCTGGAATCCCTGCTGAGCGCGTCGATGCGCTCGTTCGTGCCGCCCGCCGGCCGCCCCGCCACGGGGGCCGCGCGGGGCGTGGCAGCCGCGGATTCCTCCGATGCCGCGCTGCGCCGTGCCGAGGAGGGCCGTGCCCCGGCGCCCGCAACCGGGGGCGACGCCGTGCGCGGCCAGGTATCGGAGGCGCTCGCACGCCTGGCGGATTTGATGCGGGCGAGCCCGCAGGGCATCATCGAGCACGGCGCCGTGGCGTCGGCCGCGGACAGCCTGCGCCAGCTGACCAGCGCCCACGGCGAGGACGTCCTGCACCTGCACGGCGTGGACCGCGCCCGGCTGCTGGATGTGCAGGCCCGCCTGGAGCGCGTGGTGCGCCACCTGGAGCAGCGCGAGTCGCTCATCGCCTGGCGGGAAGGGCCCCGGCCGCACGCCGACTGA
- a CDS encoding phospholipase A has translation MDQRTRQPKPFVRAAQAGRPAATRPVRLGALALALCAPAGAALAQQPPAPSGAAGDAWRRCTAMGSGEARLACFDQWAGQQKWQQAPTVAAAPSTGTGKSAAAAAGDNAPPTPVDTTLPATRVIDVAQVEGCRDEQYSTLSRFWELESGSDCGTFRFRGYRPISFSVVASDTVNRQPSSPAADHTAASAVDYRTTETRIQLSVRTKIAQGLLTQGHPTLKDSLWVGYTQQSYWQLFSPDISRPFRATDHEPEVMYVYPTDAKLPFGWRWRYSGIGLVHQSNGQNLPLSRSWNRVYLMTGMELDNRWTVSARVWKRLKESAADDDNPDIIDYMGRGEVQLGWNYDRDNTLSLMARSAFGSTGRGAVRLEWMRAVGTDLGGLKSNLRFHTALFSGYGDTITDYNRRRTVLSVGLSLVDF, from the coding sequence ATGGACCAACGCACACGACAACCGAAGCCTTTCGTTCGCGCCGCGCAGGCCGGCCGGCCCGCCGCCACCCGCCCGGTGCGGCTGGGGGCCCTGGCGCTCGCGCTCTGCGCACCCGCCGGCGCTGCCCTGGCGCAGCAGCCGCCCGCGCCCTCCGGCGCCGCGGGCGACGCCTGGCGCCGCTGCACGGCCATGGGCAGCGGCGAGGCGCGGCTGGCCTGCTTCGACCAGTGGGCCGGGCAGCAGAAATGGCAGCAGGCGCCGACCGTGGCCGCCGCGCCGTCCACGGGCACGGGCAAGTCCGCCGCGGCCGCGGCAGGGGACAACGCGCCGCCCACGCCGGTGGACACCACGCTGCCGGCCACGCGCGTCATCGACGTGGCGCAGGTGGAGGGCTGCCGCGACGAGCAGTACAGCACGCTCTCGCGCTTCTGGGAGCTGGAATCGGGCAGCGACTGCGGCACCTTCCGCTTCCGCGGCTACCGGCCGATCTCGTTCTCGGTCGTGGCGTCCGACACCGTGAACCGCCAGCCCTCTTCGCCGGCAGCCGACCACACCGCGGCCTCGGCGGTCGATTACCGCACCACCGAAACCCGCATCCAGCTCTCGGTGCGCACCAAGATCGCGCAGGGCCTGCTCACGCAGGGCCACCCGACGCTCAAGGATTCGCTCTGGGTCGGCTACACGCAGCAGTCGTACTGGCAACTGTTCAGCCCGGACATCTCGCGGCCATTCCGCGCCACCGACCACGAGCCGGAGGTGATGTACGTCTATCCCACCGACGCGAAGCTGCCCTTCGGCTGGCGCTGGCGCTACAGCGGCATCGGGCTGGTGCACCAGTCCAACGGCCAGAACCTGCCGCTGTCGCGCAGCTGGAACCGCGTGTACCTGATGACCGGCATGGAGCTGGACAACCGCTGGACCGTGAGCGCGCGCGTCTGGAAGCGCCTCAAGGAAAGCGCCGCGGACGACGACAATCCGGACATCATCGACTACATGGGCCGCGGCGAGGTGCAGCTCGGCTGGAACTACGACCGCGACAACACCCTGTCGCTGATGGCGCGCAGCGCCTTCGGCTCCACCGGCCGCGGCGCCGTGCGGCTGGAATGGATGCGCGCGGTGGGCACGGACCTGGGCGGTCTCAAGAGCAACCTGCGGTTCCACACCGCGCTGTTCAGCGGCTACGGCGACACCATCACCGACTACAACCGCCGGCGCACTGTGCTCAGCGTGGGCCTGAGCCTCGTGGACTTCTGA